Proteins co-encoded in one Coriobacteriia bacterium genomic window:
- a CDS encoding ABC transporter ATP-binding protein — translation MTTSPAIATHSLTKRYHDLLAVDSLDLDVRRGEIYGFLGRNGAGKTTTIRMLLGLIRPSGGEVEVLGRRVVPGETSVFGRVGYLVESATAYPNLTVRENLDIQRRLTGAPLTSIAQTLALLRLESYADRRAAQLSLGNKQRLALARALLHSPDLLVLDEPANALDPAGIVEIRELLRALADERGVTVFMSSHILAEVAHLADRIGIVHGGRLLEECSRDELAAKARSFTAEALTEQERADAALTMDLERYFLWRTGGMG, via the coding sequence GTGACAACCTCCCCCGCCATCGCCACCCACTCGCTCACCAAGCGCTACCACGACCTTCTCGCCGTCGACTCGCTCGACCTCGACGTCCGGCGCGGCGAGATCTACGGCTTCCTGGGCCGCAACGGTGCGGGCAAGACGACGACCATCCGCATGCTGCTGGGCCTGATTCGACCGTCCGGCGGCGAGGTCGAGGTGCTGGGCCGGCGCGTTGTGCCCGGCGAGACCAGCGTCTTTGGTCGCGTCGGCTACCTGGTGGAGTCCGCGACCGCCTACCCCAACCTGACGGTACGCGAGAACCTCGACATCCAGCGCCGCCTCACCGGCGCGCCTCTCACCTCGATCGCACAGACGCTCGCGCTGCTGCGCCTCGAGTCGTACGCCGACCGCCGAGCCGCACAGCTGTCACTCGGCAACAAGCAGCGCCTCGCGCTCGCTCGCGCGCTGCTGCACTCGCCCGACCTGCTCGTGCTCGACGAGCCCGCCAACGCGCTGGACCCGGCGGGCATCGTCGAGATCCGGGAGCTGCTGCGCGCCCTCGCCGACGAGCGCGGCGTGACCGTCTTCATGAGCAGCCACATCCTCGCCGAGGTCGCGCACCTGGCCGACCGTATCGGCATCGTTCACGGGGGACGGCTGCTTGAGGAGTGTTCGCGCGACGAGCTGGCGGCTAAGGCGCGCTCGTTCACCGCCGAGGCGCTGACCGAGCAGGAGCGCGCGGACGCGGCGTTGACGATGGACCTCGAGCGCTACTTCCTCTGGCGAACCGGAGGCATGGGATGA